GCCACGACACCTATGCGCTCGGCGTCGTGCAAAGCGGATCCGAGCTGCTGCGCGTCGGATCCGACCCGCGAACGGTCGGCGCGGGCGGTATCGCCTGCATCAACCCGGGCGAGGTGCACAGCGGCCACGCCGCCGACGCCGACGGCTGGGCCTATCGCGTGCTCTACCCCACTGTCGAGCTGGTGTCCGGCGTTGTGCGGGAACTCGGCGGCCCCACGGGCACCCCCGCGTTCACCGCCGAGGTCAGCTACGACAGCACCCTGGCCGACGCGATGCTGAGGGCACATCGGGCGGCCGAGCACAACGACCACCTCGCCTCGGAAACCCTGCTGTACCAAGCGATACAGCTGTTGTGGCGAACGCGGGGCACCCAGGCCGGCGGGTCGGTCCGGCACCGAGCGGGCAACCAGGCCCTTGACCGCGCCCGTCGAGTGCTCATGGAGCGGA
The window above is part of the Allokutzneria albata genome. Proteins encoded here:
- a CDS encoding AraC family transcriptional regulator, whose protein sequence is MAIAEPARYWRHPSVPELDLLVARFVRHAFTKHSHDTYALGVVQSGSELLRVGSDPRTVGAGGIACINPGEVHSGHAADADGWAYRVLYPTVELVSGVVRELGGPTGTPAFTAEVSYDSTLADAMLRAHRAAEHNDHLASETLLYQAIQLLWRTRGTQAGGSVRHRAGNQALDRARRVLMERMAAPPSLDELAAEVGLGRFVLLRSFRERFGLPPHAYLNQERVRRCRALLDSGLRPADAATEVGFVDQAHLSRHFRRIVGVAPGAYLRGRDRPSPTRTE